In Prevotella sp. oral taxon 475, one DNA window encodes the following:
- a CDS encoding phosphatase PAP2 family protein: MNWMKTLFSIEKNPKRGLLWLEWVVLAYMLLTLLVVFFTYTKLSNPEAMVWGRIRIGVITLALWLVYRLVPCRFTRFTRVLAQLYLLSWWYPDTYEINRILPNLDYVFASIEQSLFGFQPALVFHQAVPSYLFSELMDLGYASYFPMILVVVLFYFFYRYAEFERASFVIIASFFIFYVIFVVLPVTGPQYYYPAVGFDKIAAGIFPHLGDYFNTHSERMISPGNPDGLFYQLVEQTHEAGERPTAAFPSSHVGISTVILLLAWHSGNKRLFLVLLPFFILMCFSTVYILAHYAIDALAGLLTGALMYGVLMWASRGLKQA; encoded by the coding sequence ATGAACTGGATGAAAACACTCTTCTCTATCGAGAAAAACCCGAAACGCGGACTGCTCTGGCTTGAGTGGGTAGTGCTGGCTTACATGCTGTTAACTCTGTTGGTGGTGTTCTTCACCTACACGAAGCTCTCCAATCCCGAGGCGATGGTATGGGGACGAATCAGAATCGGCGTCATCACCCTGGCCCTATGGCTGGTGTACAGACTGGTGCCGTGTCGTTTTACTCGGTTTACCCGTGTGCTGGCACAGCTCTATCTGCTGTCGTGGTGGTATCCCGACACCTACGAAATCAACCGTATTCTGCCCAATCTCGACTATGTTTTTGCCAGCATCGAGCAGTCGTTGTTCGGCTTTCAGCCAGCATTGGTGTTCCATCAAGCCGTTCCCAGCTACCTTTTCAGCGAGTTGATGGATCTGGGTTATGCCTCTTACTTCCCCATGATTCTCGTTGTGGTGCTGTTCTACTTCTTTTATCGTTACGCTGAGTTCGAAAGGGCATCGTTCGTCATCATCGCATCCTTCTTCATCTTCTACGTTATCTTCGTGGTACTGCCCGTAACCGGTCCGCAATACTACTATCCTGCCGTAGGATTCGACAAGATAGCAGCGGGCATTTTCCCCCATCTGGGCGACTATTTCAACACGCACAGCGAGCGAATGATCAGTCCCGGCAATCCCGATGGCCTCTTCTACCAACTGGTGGAGCAAACTCACGAAGCCGGCGAACGCCCAACGGCCGCCTTTCCCAGTAGTCATGTGGGCATTAGTACCGTCATTCTGTTGCTCGCCTGGCACTCCGGCAACAAGCGTCTCTTCCTTGTTTTGCTGCCTTTCTTTATCCTGATGTGCTTCTCCACGGTGTATATTCTGGCCCATTATGCCATCGATGCCTTGGCAGGTCTGCTCACCGGCGCACTGATGTATGGCGTGTTGAT
- a CDS encoding NAD(P)-dependent oxidoreductase yields the protein MDKILVTGASGFIGSFIVEEALKRDMEVWAAVRPSSSRQYLSDPRIHFIELDLSDVERLKKQLQPHTFDYVVHAAGATKCLHKRDFYRVNTLGTKNLADAIIALKMKMKRFIFISSLSIFGPVRESQPYEEIQETDLPMPNTAYGRSKWQAEQYLDSLNPKDEDGEPGECLFPYIVLRPTGVYGPREKDYFLMAKSIKGHSDFSVGFRPQDLTFIYVQDVVQAVFLALDRGMSGRKYFLSDGGVYSSSHFSHLICKELGKPWVLRIKAPVWVLRLVTFVGEYVGRATGKISALNNDKYHILKQRNWRCNIEPAMDELGFHPHYDLARGTQLTIKWYQENGWL from the coding sequence ATGGATAAAATACTTGTTACCGGTGCCAGCGGATTCATCGGAAGCTTCATCGTTGAAGAGGCTTTGAAGCGCGATATGGAAGTGTGGGCCGCCGTAAGACCGTCGAGCTCGCGCCAATATCTATCAGATCCGCGCATACATTTCATCGAACTCGACCTCTCCGACGTGGAACGGTTGAAGAAACAGCTCCAACCGCACACTTTCGACTATGTGGTGCATGCCGCAGGGGCCACCAAATGTCTGCACAAACGCGACTTCTACCGCGTGAACACCCTGGGAACGAAAAACCTGGCCGATGCCATCATCGCCCTGAAGATGAAGATGAAGCGGTTTATCTTCATCAGTTCGCTCAGCATCTTCGGACCGGTGAGAGAGTCGCAGCCCTACGAAGAAATTCAAGAAACCGACCTCCCCATGCCCAACACCGCTTATGGGCGCAGCAAATGGCAGGCAGAACAATATTTAGACAGTCTGAACCCGAAAGACGAAGACGGAGAACCGGGCGAATGTCTCTTCCCCTATATCGTGCTCAGACCTACCGGAGTGTACGGTCCAAGAGAAAAAGACTACTTCCTGATGGCCAAAAGCATCAAGGGACATAGCGACTTTTCGGTGGGTTTCCGCCCGCAAGACCTCACCTTTATTTACGTTCAAGACGTGGTGCAAGCCGTGTTTCTGGCATTAGACAGAGGCATGAGCGGTCGCAAATACTTCTTAAGCGACGGCGGCGTATACAGTTCTTCCCACTTCAGTCACCTCATTTGCAAAGAGCTGGGCAAGCCTTGGGTATTGCGTATCAAAGCTCCCGTATGGGTATTGCGGCTCGTTACGTTCGTAGGTGAATATGTAGGGCGCGCCACAGGCAAGATTTCGGCCCTCAACAACGACAAGTATCACATTCTCAAACAACGCAATTGGCGGTGCAACATCGAGCCGGCGATGGACGAACTGGGCTTCCATCCGCACTACGACCTGGCTCGTGGAACCCAGCTCACCATCAAATGGTATCAAGAAAACGGATGGTTGTAG
- a CDS encoding nitroreductase family protein: MSLKEILEHRRAVRCYDSAQPIDAERVKACIELATLAPSSSNMQLWECYHITDKNVLTAMGKACLSQQSATTAQQLVVFVTRQDLYRKHAQAAVEFELENVRRNSPVEKHDKRSRRWAMYYGMVIPFLYARCFGLLGLVRKALAQCVGLFRPITRQVSESDTRVVVHKSCALAAQTFMLAMSEAGYDTCPLEGFDSWRIKRLLHLPCRAEINMVVSCGIRLPKGVWGDRYRQPFDQTYHRI, from the coding sequence ATGTCATTAAAAGAGATTCTGGAACATCGTAGAGCTGTTCGTTGCTATGATTCGGCACAACCTATCGATGCCGAACGCGTCAAAGCGTGTATCGAATTGGCCACGCTTGCCCCGTCAAGTTCCAACATGCAGCTGTGGGAATGCTACCATATCACTGATAAAAACGTGCTTACGGCTATGGGAAAGGCCTGTCTTTCGCAGCAATCGGCCACCACTGCGCAGCAATTAGTGGTTTTTGTCACTCGCCAGGACTTATATCGCAAGCACGCACAGGCGGCTGTAGAGTTTGAATTAGAGAACGTACGACGCAACAGTCCGGTAGAGAAGCACGACAAACGCTCGAGGCGTTGGGCGATGTATTACGGCATGGTGATTCCCTTTTTGTATGCTCGTTGCTTCGGATTGCTCGGACTTGTGCGCAAAGCCTTGGCTCAATGCGTAGGTCTTTTCCGTCCTATCACCCGACAGGTATCCGAGAGTGACACACGCGTTGTGGTGCATAAGAGTTGCGCTTTGGCTGCTCAGACGTTTATGTTAGCCATGAGCGAGGCCGGATACGACACCTGTCCGCTGGAAGGTTTCGACAGTTGGCGCATCAAACGCCTACTGCATCTCCCCTGCAGAGCGGAAATCAACATGGTGGTTTCTTGTGGAATCCGTTTGCCGAAAGGCGTTTGGGGCGACCGTTATCGGCAACCTTTCGACCAGACCTACCATCGAATATGA
- a CDS encoding cytochrome c biogenesis protein CcdA, which yields MTKMKFSLLAALMAFFALSAAAQMQNPVHFSVQQKQVSPTEVDVIFSAKIDNGWHVYSTGLPSGGPISATLTTEKAEGAQPAGKLQAKGKEISNYDKLFEMKLRYFENAVTFVQRYKITGKTYKIKGYLEYGACNDQNCLPPTQVEFDYSGKGAADAPEAQEEKKVEAEKEDPLVSLQTDVPADTVAGAPAAVDTAAIAAQGDLWKPVIKELKAYNGSEGSDESSLLYIFAMGFIGGLLALFTPCVWPIIPMTVSFFLKRSQDKAKGIRDAVTYGISIIVIYLTLGLAITALFGASSLNALSTNAVFNIFFCALLVVFALSFFGWFEIRLPDKWGNAVDSKASSTSGILSIFLMAFTLSLVSFSCTGPIIGFLLVQVSTAGSISGPAIGMLGFAVALALPFTLFALFPTWLKQAPKSGSWMNTIKVVLGFIELAFALKFFSVADLAYGWHLLDREVFLSLWIVIFALMGLYLIGRLKFASDQGSSDAMPVPCIMLGLFSFAFAIYMVPGLWGAPCKAVSAFAPPMSTQDFNLYHNEVRAQFTDYEEGMAAAAAQGKPVLIDFTGFGCVNCRKMEAAVWTDPQVADKLTKDYVLISLYVDDKKPLPQPIEIEENGQKRTLRTVGDKWSFLQRSKFGANAQPFYVTLDNAGNPLGKSYSYDEDIAHYIDFLNQGLGNYRK from the coding sequence ATGACAAAGATGAAGTTTTCTTTACTGGCTGCTTTGATGGCATTTTTCGCTCTCTCGGCGGCTGCGCAGATGCAAAATCCAGTGCATTTCAGCGTGCAGCAGAAGCAGGTTTCGCCTACGGAGGTAGACGTGATCTTCTCTGCCAAGATTGATAATGGCTGGCATGTCTACTCAACCGGCCTGCCCAGCGGCGGTCCGATCTCGGCAACGCTCACCACAGAGAAGGCCGAAGGTGCACAGCCCGCAGGAAAATTGCAGGCCAAGGGCAAGGAAATCAGCAACTATGATAAGCTCTTCGAGATGAAGTTGCGCTACTTTGAGAATGCTGTTACCTTCGTGCAGCGGTATAAAATAACAGGCAAAACGTATAAGATAAAAGGTTATTTGGAATACGGGGCCTGCAACGACCAAAACTGTTTGCCGCCCACACAGGTGGAGTTCGACTACTCGGGAAAGGGCGCAGCAGATGCTCCTGAAGCGCAAGAGGAGAAAAAGGTGGAGGCCGAAAAGGAGGATCCGCTCGTCTCTTTGCAAACTGATGTGCCTGCAGACACCGTCGCCGGTGCACCTGCAGCCGTAGATACGGCGGCCATCGCGGCCCAAGGAGATCTATGGAAGCCTGTTATCAAAGAGTTGAAGGCCTATAATGGCAGTGAAGGCAGCGACGAAAGTTCGCTGCTTTACATATTTGCGATGGGCTTTATCGGCGGACTTCTCGCGCTCTTCACACCCTGTGTGTGGCCTATTATCCCGATGACGGTGAGCTTTTTCCTCAAGCGGTCGCAAGACAAAGCCAAGGGAATACGCGACGCTGTGACCTATGGCATCTCCATTATCGTGATCTATCTCACCCTTGGACTGGCCATCACGGCTCTGTTTGGGGCCAGTTCGCTCAATGCTCTCTCTACCAACGCCGTCTTCAATATCTTCTTCTGCGCTCTGTTGGTGGTCTTCGCGCTTTCGTTCTTTGGATGGTTCGAAATTCGTTTGCCCGACAAGTGGGGCAATGCAGTGGACAGTAAGGCCTCATCTACCAGCGGAATCCTTAGCATTTTCCTCATGGCATTCACTCTGTCGCTCGTCTCTTTCTCGTGCACAGGCCCCATCATCGGCTTTCTTTTGGTGCAGGTGAGCACGGCAGGAAGCATCTCTGGCCCGGCCATTGGTATGCTTGGGTTTGCCGTTGCTTTGGCTTTGCCTTTCACTCTCTTTGCTCTCTTCCCCACATGGCTCAAACAAGCACCTAAATCGGGTAGCTGGATGAATACCATTAAGGTGGTGCTGGGCTTCATCGAACTGGCTTTCGCCTTGAAATTCTTCTCCGTTGCCGACCTGGCTTACGGTTGGCACTTGCTTGATCGCGAAGTATTCCTCTCGCTTTGGATCGTTATCTTTGCGCTGATGGGTTTGTATCTCATCGGCCGACTCAAGTTCGCCAGCGATCAAGGCAGTAGCGATGCCATGCCCGTTCCTTGTATTATGCTGGGTCTTTTCTCGTTCGCCTTCGCCATTTACATGGTTCCCGGCTTGTGGGGAGCCCCTTGTAAGGCAGTAAGTGCATTCGCTCCGCCGATGAGTACACAGGACTTCAACCTCTATCACAATGAGGTGCGCGCTCAATTCACCGACTATGAAGAGGGAATGGCTGCTGCAGCAGCGCAGGGAAAGCCTGTTTTGATCGACTTTACCGGCTTCGGTTGCGTGAATTGTCGTAAGATGGAGGCCGCCGTTTGGACAGATCCGCAAGTGGCAGACAAGCTTACCAAAGACTATGTGCTTATCTCTTTGTATGTGGACGACAAGAAACCGCTGCCCCAACCTATCGAAATAGAGGAGAATGGACAAAAACGCACCCTGCGAACTGTAGGTGACAAGTGGAGTTTTCTGCAAAGAAGCAAGTTCGGAGCTAATGCTCAGCCTTTCTATGTGACGCTCGACAATGCAGGAAATCCGCTCGGAAAGTCGTACAGTTACGACGAAGATATTGCCCATTACATCGACTTCCTCAATCAGGGACTGGGGAATTATAGAAAATAA
- a CDS encoding serine dehydratase subunit alpha family protein has product MLSNDDRQAILDLIHQQVVPAIGCTEPIAVALCAAKAKELLGTLPERVEVKLSANILKNAMGVGIPGTGMIGLPIAIALGILIGDAEKQLEVLQACTPESVERGKVLIAENRIDIGLEKEDSDKLYIDVVCRAGNSEAEARIKGAHTNFVFLRKGEKVLLDKASCSAETVGKTTVELSLMKVYEFATTTSIDDLRFILEAKRLNENASKSGLEYNYGHQLGKTMCSPLGRGVLGDSIFAHVLSATGGACDARMAGAMVPVMSNSGSGNQGICTTVPVTTFARENHNTEEELIRALIISNLTAIYIKQHLGPLSALCGCVVASTGSSCGITYLMGGTFEQISFSVKNMIANVTGMICDGAKPSCALKLATGVSTAVMSAMLAIQHKCVSSVEGIIDEDVDRSIRNLATIGRQGMDETDRCVLDIMTHKGC; this is encoded by the coding sequence ATGTTATCCAACGACGACAGACAGGCCATTCTCGACCTGATTCACCAACAGGTGGTGCCTGCCATTGGCTGTACCGAGCCGATAGCCGTGGCCTTGTGCGCGGCGAAAGCCAAAGAACTGCTTGGCACTCTGCCCGAACGGGTGGAGGTGAAGCTGAGTGCCAATATCCTGAAAAACGCCATGGGAGTAGGCATTCCCGGTACGGGGATGATTGGATTGCCTATCGCCATCGCCCTGGGAATTCTCATCGGCGATGCTGAAAAACAACTGGAAGTGCTCCAGGCCTGCACCCCCGAGAGTGTGGAACGCGGCAAAGTGCTCATCGCCGAGAACCGCATCGACATCGGTTTGGAGAAAGAAGACTCCGACAAACTCTACATCGACGTGGTGTGCAGAGCCGGAAACAGCGAGGCTGAAGCCCGCATCAAAGGGGCGCACACCAACTTTGTGTTTCTTAGAAAGGGCGAGAAGGTGCTGCTGGACAAGGCCTCGTGCAGTGCCGAGACAGTAGGAAAAACCACTGTAGAACTGTCGTTGATGAAGGTTTACGAGTTTGCTACCACAACCTCTATCGACGACCTACGTTTTATTCTCGAAGCCAAACGCCTGAATGAGAATGCCTCAAAGAGCGGATTGGAATACAACTACGGTCATCAACTGGGCAAGACGATGTGCAGTCCGTTGGGTCGGGGCGTACTGGGCGACAGCATTTTTGCTCACGTTCTCTCGGCTACGGGCGGTGCTTGCGATGCTCGCATGGCGGGAGCGATGGTTCCTGTGATGAGCAACAGCGGCAGTGGGAATCAAGGTATCTGTACAACCGTGCCCGTAACGACCTTTGCTCGCGAGAATCATAACACCGAAGAAGAACTCATCCGAGCACTCATCATCAGCAATCTCACGGCCATCTATATCAAACAGCACCTCGGTCCGCTCTCAGCACTATGCGGTTGCGTGGTGGCCAGTACGGGAAGCAGTTGCGGTATCACCTATCTGATGGGCGGAACTTTCGAACAAATTTCGTTTTCGGTGAAAAATATGATTGCCAACGTTACGGGAATGATTTGCGATGGGGCCAAACCCAGTTGCGCTCTCAAACTGGCCACGGGCGTAAGCACGGCCGTGATGAGCGCTATGCTCGCCATTCAGCACAAATGCGTTAGTTCGGTAGAGGGTATTATCGATGAGGATGTAGACCGAAGCATCCGCAATCTGGCCACCATCGGCAGGCAGGGAATGGATGAAACGGACCGTTGCGTGCTCGATATCATGACGCACAAGGGCTGCTGA